Proteins encoded within one genomic window of Candidatus Binataceae bacterium:
- a CDS encoding MFS transporter, which yields MPRLSPPGFIGYTLHAMESREVEPPAPLESRLSRGAVAHTLTATFLGWTLDAFDFFVLVFALPAIAAEFHKSIADIAFTITATLAMRPLGAVLFGWLADRYGRRRPLMANIIFYSVIEVLSGLAPSYRTFLILRALYGIGMGGEWGVGAALAMEAVGPGSRGFFSGLLQEGYAVGYLLAAAAFFFVFPRFGWRPLFFIGGLPALLTIYIRSKVPESQAWERTRPTTRDVVRAIRSNLAPLGYLVVLMTVMNFVSHGTQDLYPTFLQKQRGLDTRTVAMIAVIFNVGALLGGLAFGYFSDRWGRRSAMASALALAAALIPFWIYSRSLGLLTAGAFLMQFMVQGAWGIVPAHLAELSPPQVRGLFSGLAYQSGVFFASFAAFGQAVLAESFGYASAMAGTAAVVTVTAMVVVLLGSERTAAELSATEHLH from the coding sequence ATGCCCCGTCTTTCGCCACCAGGCTTCATCGGCTACACATTGCACGCCATGGAATCCCGGGAAGTCGAGCCCCCCGCACCGCTTGAGAGCAGACTTTCGCGCGGCGCTGTGGCGCACACGCTCACGGCGACCTTCCTGGGATGGACGCTCGATGCCTTTGATTTCTTCGTGTTGGTGTTCGCGCTGCCCGCGATTGCGGCGGAATTCCATAAATCAATTGCCGATATCGCGTTCACAATAACCGCCACACTTGCAATGCGCCCGCTGGGGGCGGTGCTGTTCGGCTGGCTGGCCGACAGATATGGCCGACGCAGGCCACTCATGGCCAATATCATCTTCTATTCCGTCATCGAGGTACTGAGTGGTCTTGCGCCAAGCTATCGCACCTTTCTTATCTTGCGGGCGCTCTACGGGATTGGAATGGGCGGTGAATGGGGAGTAGGGGCGGCGCTCGCGATGGAAGCGGTCGGCCCCGGTTCGCGCGGCTTCTTTTCGGGGCTGCTGCAGGAAGGCTACGCGGTAGGGTATCTACTCGCGGCGGCTGCATTCTTCTTTGTCTTTCCACGCTTTGGCTGGCGCCCGCTGTTCTTTATCGGCGGTCTGCCCGCGCTTCTGACGATTTATATACGCAGCAAGGTTCCGGAATCGCAGGCGTGGGAACGCACGCGTCCAACCACCCGCGACGTCGTGCGAGCAATAAGATCGAACCTCGCACCGCTTGGATACCTGGTGGTGTTGATGACGGTGATGAATTTCGTCTCGCATGGAACGCAGGACCTTTATCCGACCTTTCTGCAGAAGCAGCGCGGACTCGACACACGCACCGTCGCGATGATCGCGGTCATCTTTAACGTCGGTGCGTTATTGGGCGGCCTGGCATTTGGATATTTTTCGGATCGCTGGGGCCGGCGTTCGGCCATGGCGAGTGCGCTCGCACTGGCGGCGGCGCTGATCCCGTTCTGGATCTATTCGCGCTCGCTCGGGCTACTGACCGCCGGTGCTTTTCTGATGCAGTTTATGGTGCAAGGTGCGTGGGGCATCGTCCCCGCTCATCTGGCCGAACTATCCCCACCGCAGGTGCGGGGGCTTTTTTCCGGCCTGGCTTACCAATCAGGAGTCTTCTTTGCCTCGTTCGCGGCATTTGGACAGGCGGTGTTGGCCGAAAGTTTCGGATATGCCTCGGCGATGGCGGGAACTGCGGCGGTGGTGACGGTGACGGCCATGGTCGTGGTCCTGCTGGGCAGCGAACGGACGGCTGCAGAGCTGTCGGCTACCGAGCATCTGCATTAA
- a CDS encoding LLM class flavin-dependent oxidoreductase: MKFGIFYEISVPRPWGNDTEKVVYDRCLEQVKLADELGFDSVWAVEHHFLEEYSHCPAPELFLTACAMVTKKMRVGHGIVVCVPEFNHPIKIAERTAVLDILSGGRLDVGTGRSATWTELGGFRANPDETKKTWDEFVHCLPKMWTQERYSYQGRSWSMPQRTIVPKPFQKPHPPMWVAVTSPGTEIDAAERGMGSLGLTFGGFAEQEEKVKRYRKIIRTCEPVGEFINEAVSTVNFLYCHEDDAVAVKTGLRLTGTFNYLAAQLLAAREAYPTKSYPSLGLLPSLRHDVAGPGDASGAPEGIAIGNPERLVRELKKWESVGVDRVNFLLNALETVPQDQVLNSLRLFAKEVMPHFEKKPSQAEAAAAAAGAR, translated from the coding sequence ATGAAATTCGGCATTTTCTACGAAATTTCGGTTCCGCGTCCGTGGGGAAATGACACGGAAAAAGTTGTTTACGACCGCTGCCTGGAGCAGGTGAAGCTCGCAGATGAACTCGGATTCGATTCGGTCTGGGCCGTGGAGCATCATTTTCTGGAAGAGTATTCCCATTGCCCGGCCCCGGAGCTGTTCCTGACCGCGTGTGCGATGGTTACCAAGAAGATGCGGGTTGGACATGGCATCGTCGTGTGCGTGCCCGAATTCAATCATCCGATCAAAATCGCGGAGCGCACGGCCGTGCTCGATATTCTTTCCGGGGGACGTCTCGATGTCGGCACCGGGCGGTCTGCGACCTGGACCGAACTGGGCGGCTTCCGCGCGAATCCGGATGAGACCAAAAAGACCTGGGATGAATTTGTTCATTGCCTTCCCAAAATGTGGACCCAGGAACGATACTCCTACCAAGGACGCTCGTGGTCGATGCCGCAACGCACTATCGTTCCGAAGCCTTTTCAAAAGCCACATCCTCCAATGTGGGTCGCCGTCACCAGCCCTGGCACCGAAATCGACGCAGCCGAGCGGGGTATGGGCAGCTTGGGACTGACCTTTGGCGGCTTCGCCGAGCAGGAAGAAAAGGTTAAGCGTTATCGCAAGATAATCAGGACCTGTGAACCGGTTGGGGAGTTCATTAACGAAGCGGTTTCCACGGTCAACTTCTTATACTGCCATGAGGATGATGCCGTTGCGGTCAAGACCGGGCTACGACTTACCGGCACTTTCAACTATCTTGCCGCCCAGCTCCTCGCCGCGCGCGAAGCATACCCCACCAAGTCGTATCCCTCATTGGGATTGCTGCCCTCGCTGCGCCACGATGTCGCCGGACCCGGCGATGCTTCGGGAGCGCCCGAGGGAATCGCGATCGGCAATCCGGAACGGTTGGTGCGCGAGCTGAAGAAGTGGGAGTCGGTCGGAGTCGATCGCGTCAATTTCTTGCTGAACGCGCTCGAGACTGTCCCGCAGGATCAAGTGCTCAATTCGCTGCGGCTCTTTGCGAAAGAAGTGATGCCGCATTTCGAAAAGAAGCCGAGCCAGGCCGAAGCCGCTGCCGCTGCTGCAGGAGCCCGTTGA